One part of the Candida albicans SC5314 chromosome R, complete sequence genome encodes these proteins:
- a CDS encoding TFIIH/NER complex subunit (Putative TFIIH and nucleotide excision repair factor 3 complex subunit; possibly an essential gene, disruptants not obtained by UAU1 method): protein MSSHLFKATVNEYLEGLPKTVQSKLYEAPATCLSIFRLLSPMAKFYIMSMIFNEKPIALRDLDKWCKPSARKLEFEALKRLESLHLIEYDSKGSHVRLHSIFRKNFRDCLTGSQNPNAFGSISTTVDKHKVDIPFLDLFASQKWETILHFMVGTESTATPSDSVLSLLKLGGLMEGPNNDLRITNSGFQFLLQDVNAQIWTLLLQYLNLTQELNMDPVDVLNFIFVLGSLELGKSYSVLSLSETQVSMLADLKDYGLVYQRSDTSGRFYPTRLATTLTSDSAALKTPSMAMDEEEQQVATKESIIIETNFKIYAYTKSPLEIAILNLFVHFKTRFANMVCGQITRESIRNALYNGITADQIIKFLETHAHPQMRILAKEKLDKKIEFDTSHNINTAGGAPQSKTDGMVSQHKLEILPPNVVDQIKLWQLELDRIQTFDGYLFKDFSNQQEYDILSNYASELGVLIWADKVKKKFFVTKDGMTQVADFANRKLKR from the coding sequence ATGTCGTCTCACTTGTTCAAGGCGACGGTAAATGAATATCTCGAAGGACTCCCGAAAACAGTCCAATCCAAACTATATGAAGCACCAGCTACGTGTTTGTCGATATTCCGATTACTTTCGCCAATGGCCAAATTCTACATCATGTCAATGATATTCAATGAAAAACCAATTGCATTAAGAGATTTAGACAAATGGTGTAAACCACTGGCGAGGAAATTGGAATTTGAAGCATTGAAGAGATTGGAATCTCTACATTTAATAGAATATGATAGTAAAGGTTCTCATGTCAGATTGCATTCTATTTTCAGGAAAAACTTTCGTGATTGTTTGACGGGATCACAAAATCCAAATGCATTTGGAAGTATAAGTACCACAGTGGATAAACATAAAGTTGATATACCATTCCTAGATTTGTTTGCATCGCAGAAATGGGAAACTATTTTACATTTCATGGTGGGTACCGAATCAACGGCCACTCCTTCTGATTCAGTTTTAAGTCTACTTAAATTGGGTGGATTAATGGAAGGCCCCAACAATGATTTAAGAATTACAAATAGTGGGTTCCAGTTTTTGTTACAAGATGTTAATGCACAAATTTGGACATTGCTATTACAATATTTGAACTTGACACAGGAATTGAATATGGATCCAGTTGATGTGttgaattttatatttgtatTGGGGTCATTGGAATTGGGTAAAAGTTACTCTGTATTAAGCTTAAGTGAAACTCAAGTGAGTATGTTGGCAGATTTAAAAGATTATGGGTTGGTTTATCAACGATCAGACACTTCTGGAAGGTTCTACCCAACAAGATTGGCAACCACGTTAACTTCTGATTCAGCAGCATTGAAGACGCCATCTATGGCAATGGATGAGGAAGAACAACAAGTTGCAACAAAGGAATCGATTATCATagaaacaaatttcaaaatttatgCATACACAAAGTCACCATTAGAAATAGCCATTCTAAATTTGTTTGTGCATTTTAAAACCAGATTTGCCAATATGGTATGTGGGCAAATTACAAGAGAATCTATAAGAAACGCCTTATATAATGGTATAACTGCAGATCagattatcaaatttttggAAACCCATGCACATCCACAAATGAGAATATTAGCAAAAGAGAAATTggataaaaaaattgaattcgATACCAGTCACAATATCAATACTGCTGGTGGTGCTCCTCAAAGTAAAACTGATGGGATGGTTTCACAACATAAGTTGGAAATACTCCCTCctaatgttgttgatcaGATCAAGCTATGGCAGTTGGAATTAGATAGAATTCAAACTTTTGACGGATACTTGTTTAAAGATTTCTCCAATCAACAAGAATATGATATATTATCTAATTATGCTTCTGAGCTAGGGGTATTGATCTGGGCAGATAaagtgaagaagaaattctTTGTCACTAAAGACGGCATGACTCAAGTTGCTGATTTTGCAAACAGAAAATTGAAACGTTGA
- the RNR3 gene encoding Rnr3p (Putative ribonucleotide reductase large subunit; transcript induced in low iron; rat catheter and Spider biofilm induced) has product MTKIKVLSGEEEDFDSVKIHKLLEEVSFNLGDLDLDQIVESVQRGLPSSLTIEELYTFIAEVIASRVIYHPDYAILAGRIETRKLYLKVPYSFSENVERLRKYRPRKSNSYSPISSAFYKVVKKHGEFLDKVIDKTRDYNLTYFGIKTLESSYLLKIDGEVAELPQYLFMRVAIGIHQNDINAIAETYDLMSQKYFIHASPTLYNAGSEFNYLSSCFLVAMKDDSIDGIFKTLNEAALISKASGGIGIHVHNIRSNGSYIASTNGNSNGLVPMLRVYNNTARYVDQGGGKRPGAFAIYIEPWHGDIFDILEMRKNHGNEEMRTRDLFYGLWIPDLFMKRVKENSDWTLFSPNEAVGLSDVYGEEFEKLYCKYESEGFGTKVSAHKLWLAILHSQTETGGPYMLYKDACNTKSNQKNIGTIKSSNLCCEIVEYSSPKETAVCNLASLALPTYLKTTEDAIGFDFEKLHSVTKVLTRNLNRVIDVTKYPVETAEYSNKRHRPIALGVQGLADLFAELRLPFDSAMAKTLNIQIFETIYHAALEASVELAMKEGPYETFQGSPASKGILQFDMWNHKPSPMYDWHALKDNIQNFGLRNSLLVAPMPTASTSQILGFNECFEPYTSNLYNRRVLAGEYQIVNKYLIKDLMDLGIWDSAMRNKIIMENGSIQNIPNIPDEIKQLYKTVWELSQKVIIDMAADRGKFVDQSQSMNIHLRNPTIGKLTSCHFYAWEKGLKTGMYYLRTQAASRAIQFTVDAKEAEKVGTKVPQKSLKRKKYMEPQPRKKTAYSTPDSELYDIHDSTPITCNIEDLESCQSCSG; this is encoded by the coding sequence ATGACCAAAATCAAGGTGCTATCAGGTGAAGAGGAAGATTTCGATAGTGTTAAAATACACAAGCTACTTGAAGAAGTCAGTTTTAATTTGGGAGACCTAGACCTAGATCAAATTGTGGAAAGTGTGCAACGCGGATTGCCTTCATCTTTAACCATAGAAGAATTATACACATTTATTGCCGAAGTGATCGCTAGTAGAGTCATTTATCATCCCGATTACGCGATATTGGCTGGAAGAATAGAGACAAGAAAGCTTTATTTAAAAGTACCTTATAGTTTTAGTGAAAATGTGGAAAGATTACGAAAATATCGACCACGCAAATCCAACTCGTATTCTCCAATATCATCTGCTTTTTATAAGGTAGTTAAGAAACATGGAGAGTTTTTAGATAAAGTCATTGACAAAACTAGAGATTACAACTTGACATATTTTGGGATTAAAACATTGGAAAGTTCATAccttttgaaaattgatggTGAAGTCGCTGAATTGCCCCAGTATTTATTTATGCGCGTTGCCATAGGAATTCACCAAAACGATATAAACGCTATTGCCGAAACATATGATTTGATGTCCCAGAAGTACTTTATTCATGCTCTGCCCACATTGTATAATGCTGGTAGTGAATTCAACTATTTATCATCATGTTTCCTAGTAGCCATGAAAGATGATTCGATAGATGGGATATTCAAGACTCTTAATGAAGCGGCTCTAATTTCCAAAGCTTCAGGAGGAATAGGTATTCATGTGCACAACATTAGATCCAATGGCTCGTATATTGCCAGCACCAATGGGAATTCAAACGGGTTGGTACCCATGTTGCGTGTTTACAACAATACTGCAAGGTATGTCGATCAAGGTGGGGGTAAGCGTCCAGGAGCATTTGCCATATATATAGAGCCATGGCATGGTgatatatttgatattttagAAATGAGAAAAAATCATGGAAACGAAGAAATGAGAACTAGAGATTTGTTTTATGGATTATGGATACCTGACTTATTTATGAAGCGTGTGAAAGAAAATTCTGACTGGACTTTGTTTTCACCAAATGAAGCTGTTGGCCTAAGTGATGTTTACGGCGaggaatttgaaaaattatactGCAAATATGAATCAGAAGGTTTTGGAACAAAGGTTAGTGCTCACAAATTATGGTTAGCCATTTTGCATTCTCAAACAGAAACAGGTGGCCCCTACATGTTATACAAAGACGCCTGTAACACAAAAtccaaccaaaaaaatattggtACAATAAAGTCTTCAAATTTGTGTTGTGAGATTGTTGAATATTCGTCACCAAAAGAAACCGCTGTCTGTAATTTGGCATCCCTTGCATTACCGACgtatttgaaaacaacaGAAGATGCtattggatttgattttgaaaaattgcaCTCTGTCACCAAAGTGTTGACAAGAAATTTGAATAGAGTTATTGATGTAACAAAATACCCCGTTGAAACAGCAGAATACTCAAATAAAAGACACCGTCCAATTGCTTTAGGTGTACAAGGTTTGGCAGACCTATTTGCTGAACTTCGGTTACCATTTGATTCCGCAATGGCCAAAACattaaatattcaaatatttgaaactaTATACCATGCTGCACTTGAAGCCTCGGTTGAACTAGCAATGAAAGAGGGCCCATATGAAACTTTCCAGGGCTCACCGGCATCAAAGGGAATATTACAATTTGATATGTGGAATCATAAACCTTCTCCAATGTATGATTGGCATGCTTTAAAGGACAACATTCAAAATTTTGGCTTAAGAAACTCATTACTAGTGGCACCAATGCCAACGGCATCCACCTCACAAATTCTTGGATTCAATGAATGCTTTGAACCTTACACTTCGAATTTGTATAATCGTCGAGTATTAGCTGGAGAGTATCAAATTgtcaataaatatttaatcaAAGATCTAATGGATCTTGGCATTTGGGATTCAGCTATGAGAAATAAGATTATTATGGAAAATGGTTCAATACAAAACATACCCAACATTCCTGACGAAATCAAACAACTATATAAAACCGTTTGGGAATTGTCACAAAAGGTGATCATTGATATGGCTGCAGATAGAggaaaatttgttgatcaaCTGCAAAGTATGAATATACATTTGCGTAATCCTACAATTGGTAAGTTGACTAGCTGTCATTTTTATGCTTGGGAAAAAGGGTTAAAAACCGGTATGTATTATCTAAGAACTCAAGCAGCTTCTAGAGCTATACAGTTTACAGTTGATGCTAAAGAAGCTGAAAAAGTTGGCACCAAAGTGCCCCAAAAGTCATTAAAACGGAAAAAATACATGGAACCCCAACCTCGCAAGAAGACTGCCTATTCAACACCCGATTCAGAATTATATGATATTCACGATTCAACTCCAATTACTTGTAATATAGAAGATTTAGAGAGCTGTCAATCATGCTCTGGCtag
- a CDS encoding uncharacterized protein (Ortholog(s) have role in meiotic DNA recombinase assembly, reciprocal meiotic recombination and condensed nuclear chromosome localization) translates to MKSNQSKPTTLNSKNLRKYKPLIKKKQLSDKEVSLDKQLNYWRKQKDTLTKATTYLKEQANINQLIDKYSAIAQMASNYLYNEYCLKFTKLGGYANWQLQQWKENQSNNVDYELESLYSSYFDSEEFNQLSDLEKREIMLDYEEKFGRDDNNEENIPVFTDVFTMKDLYSILNLDYELVYPPSK, encoded by the exons ATGAAGTCAAATCAATCGAAACCAACCACGTTAAATTCCAAAA ATTTACGAAAATACAAGCCattgatcaaaaaaaaacagttGTCAGACAAGGAAGTTTCGCttgataaacaattgaattactGGAGAAAGCAGAAAGATACTCTAACAAAAGCTACTACATACCTCAAGGAACAAGCGAacattaatcaattgattgacaAATATTCAGCTATTGCACAAATGGCATCCAACTATCTATACAATGAATACTGTCTCAAATTCACTAAACTTGGTGGTTACGCCAACTGGCAATTACAACAAtggaaagaaaatcaatcaaacaatGTAGATTATGAATTAGAGTCCTTGTATAGTAGTTATTTTGACTCAGAAgaattcaatcaattgtctgatttggaaaaaagagaaataaTGCTAGATTACGAGGAAAAATTTGGTCGTGATGACAacaatgaagaaaatataCCTGTTTTCACTGATGTGTTTACTATGAAAGATctatattcaattttgaatctTGATTATGAGCTTGTCTACCCTCCTTCCAAATAG
- the SRR1 gene encoding Srr1p (Two-component system response regulator; involved in stress response; Plc1-regulated; upregulated in cyr1 null mutant; flow model biofilm induced; Spider biofilm induced), producing the protein MISMNPIMIRNNLSRSSSPAAPPTTNHSSTVDYFSIKPKLSLDINSQSDSNSTQSNNNEDTHSEQSDYNSYTHNQYYDSDDDEDDFDIRDQLLDPFDKITLSNCNEEYYSPLTPFDGQTTSPQDSIISSKSSNKSTTVVPSPQFQLTLPKLTTYSFLIVDDNIINLKILNRILLKLFPKCHIVQIQDSKLVKDLLHKQSFDSIFIDIEMPDVNGIDIAQFVRQDTKFDNMGMVAVTTRNSTQDLELFKQCGIDFTFHKPLNYSLDFMANSIDDIIITRKNKI; encoded by the coding sequence ATGATATCCATGAACCCAATTATGATTAGAAATAATTTGTCACGTAGCTCATCACCAGCGGCACCACCCACCACGAATCATTCTTCCACTGTTGACTACTTTTCTATCAAACCAAAATTATCTTTGGATATCAACAGTCAAAGTGACAGCAATAGTACACAATCTAACAACAATGAAGATACTCATTCAGAACAATCAGACTACAATTCATATACGCACAATCAATACTACGACAGTGACGACGATGAGgatgattttgatataCGGGATCAACTACTTGAtccatttgataaaataaCCTTATCAAACTGTAATGAAGAATATTATTCACCTTTAACACCATTTGATGGCCAAACTACCTCACCACAAGATTCAATCATATCATCCAAATCATCTAATAAATCCACCACTGTCGTTCCATCTccacaatttcaattaacTTTGCCAAAATTAACCACTTACAGCTTTCTTATAGTGGatgataatattattaatttgaaaattcttAATCGTATTTTACTTAAATTGTTTCCTAAATGTCATATTGTCCAAATACAAGATTCAAAATTGGTTAAAGATTTACTACATAAACAACTGTTTGATTCCATATTTATCGACATTGAGATGCCTGATGTAAATGGAATTGATATTGCTCAATTTGTTAGACAAGATACCAAATTTGATAACATGGGAATGGTTGCTGTAACCACAAGAAATAGTACTCAAGATTTGGAATTGTTTAAACAATGTGGTATTGATTTTACTTTCCATAAACCATTGAACTATTCTTTGGATTTTATggcaaattcaattgatgatataattataacaagaaaaaacaaaatataa
- the MTG2 gene encoding putative GTPase (Putative Obg family GTPase member; peripheral protein of the mitochondrial inner membrane; associates with the large ribosomal subunit; required for mitochondrial translation; rat catheter biofilm repressed), which produces MIPRLYRSFSISTTLRNELLDTAKMLQSSSSNTLNQPKNFKIHTTKPTSPESYERTVYPTNYNKPQDETLENSDIPMIKITELSRDLTTGLTTATTSIADYFFGNTHHSHHVFYSNLTVLKAKRAAKVENKKFIDLKLIKLTSGNGGNGCVSFFKDNFKPMGPPDGGDGGNGGSIYLNVVDKNITSLHGLQKRYVAKGGQPGKGSQLDGKSGDDIIIDIPLGTIVRWIPDPQDFKKFVSQREGDALNDVFMEFDIDDRDFIQLNRGGYRPGEGWIFKEHDEEYFRDKDFFQDLNEKVTGYDEELLFEESYNDRFPIVGLDCNQVTQKPLLLLRGGKGGLGNMHFLTKEIKGPRFCKMGRPGITANFLLELKLIADLGLVGLPNAGKSSLLRAISKARPRVGHWEFTTLQPTVGTIFTRIDKDPFTVADIPGIIKGASQNKGMGLDFLRHIERSGGLVFVVSLESANPVDDLKILLEEVGPRRMKDKNVLVVATKADLSSEGANFKVLRDYIEHNHSEWKIVPVCAPKGENVERCIKLMSEIAQTKKKP; this is translated from the coding sequence aTGATTCCAAGGCTATATCGgagtttttcaatatcGACTACTTTGCGTAATGAACTACTAGACACGGCTAAGATGTTACAATCGAGTTCCCTGAACACTTTAAACCAGCccaaaaatttcaaaatccaCACCACTAAACCAACATCGCCAGAATCTTACGAACGAACCGTTTATCCAACCAACTACAATAAACCACAAGATGAAACCTTGGAAAATTCTGATATTCCAATGATCAAAATAACCGAGCTATCTCGTGATTTAACTACGGGTCTAACCACTGCCACTACATCCATTGCAGATTATTTCTTTGGTAATACTCATCATTCACATCATGTATTCTACCTGAACCTAACTGTTCTTAAAGCTAAACGTGCTGCAAAAGTTgagaacaaaaaatttattgatttaaaattgattaaattgaCCAGTGGGAATGGTGGTAATGGATgtgtttcatttttcaaggATAATTTCAAACCAATGGGACCACCGGACGGAGGTGATGGAGGCAATGGTGGTAGTATTTATTTgaatgttgttgataaaaatatCACTAGTTTACATGGATTACAAAAGAGATATGTAGCTAAAGGTGGACAGCCAGGTAAAGGATCACAATTGGATGGGAAAAGTGGAGATGatataattattgatatcCCGTTGGGGACAATAGTTCGATGGATACCAGATCCTCaagattttaaaaaattcgTTAGTCAAAGAGAAGGTGACGCATTAAATGATGTTTTCATggaatttgatattgatgatcGTGATTTTATTCAGTTGAATCGTGGAGGATACCGTCCTGGCGAAGGATGGATATTTAAAGAGCatgatgaagaatattTTAGAGACAAGGATTTTTTCCAAgatttgaatgaaaaagttaCTGGTTATGATGAGGAATTACTATTTGAAGAAAGTTATAATGATAGGTTCCCCATTGTCGGCTTAGATTGTAATCAAGTTACGCAGAAGCCTCTATTATTGTTACGTGGTGGTAAGGGAGGACTTGGTAATATGCATTTTTTGACTAAAGAAATCAAAGGACCAAGGTTTTGTAAAATGGGGAGACCAGGAATTACTGCTAACTTTTTGTTGGAATTGAAGCTAATTGCTGATTTGGGGTTGGTGGGATTACCTAATGCCGGCAAATCTTCTTTGTTGAGAGCAATTTCAAAAGCTCGACCAAGGGTTGGTCATTGGGAATTTACTACTTTGCAACCTACTGTGGGGACAATCTTTACAAGGATTGATAAGGACCCATTCACTGTGGCTGATATTCCAGGTATTATAAAAGGTGCATCCCAGAATAAAGGAATGGGTTTGGATTTCTTGCGACACATTGAGCGTTCAGGAGGATTggtgtttgttgtttcgTTGGAGTCGGCAAATCCAGTcgatgatttgaaaatcttATTAGAAGAAGTGGGTCCTCGTCGTATGAAAGATAAAAATGTATTGGTGGTTGCTACAAAAGCTGACTTAAGCTCTGAAGGTGCTAATTTCAAGGTGCTCCGTGATTACATTGAACACAATCATAGCGAATGGAAGATTGTACCTGTTTGTGCTCCAAAGGGAGAGAATGTTGAGAGGTGTATCAAGTTGATGAGTGAAATAGCTCagacgaagaagaaaccTTAA
- the DBP8 gene encoding ATP-dependent RNA helicase (Protein similar to S. cerevisiae Dbp8p, an ATP-dependent helicase involved in rRNA processing; oxidative stress-repressed via Cap1p; flucytosine repressed; likely to be essential for growth, based on insertional mutagenesis) — MSFNDLGVAKWLSESLDAMKIYTPTAIQSACIPAILKGHDCIGGAKTGSGKTIAFAAPMLTQWSEDPFGIFGLILTPTRELALQIAEQFAALGANMNIKVAVVVGGEDFVQQTLALQRKPHFVIATPGRLADHILNSGEETISGLRRVKYLVLDEADRLLSNSFGSDLQRCFDVLPTSDKRQTLLFTATITDAVRALKEKPPTPGKPPVFMHEVETVDKVAIPSTLQISYVFVPSYVKEAYLNSILHLEQFKDSTAVIFVNRTTTAEVLRRMLRKLDFRVASLHSEMPQSERTNSLHRFKAGAARILIATDVASRGLDIPTVELVINFDIPADPDDFIHRVGRTARAGRKGDAVSIIGEKDIDRIQSIEERINKKMELLEDVNDDNVIKESLSATSVAKRESLMEMDKENFGERKKINRKKHGLDKVKPERVTKPKKSKK; from the coding sequence ATGTCTTTTAACGATTTAGGGGTAGCCAAGTGGCTTAGTGAATCTCTTGATGCTATGAAGATATATACACCAACAGCTATTCAATCAGCATGTATTCCAGCAATTTTGAAGGGCCACGATTGTATTGGTGGTGCTAAAACTGGTAGTGGTAAAACCATTGCATTTGCAGCCCCAATGTTAACTCAATGGTCAGAAGATCCCTTTGGGATAtttggtttgattttgacACCAACACGTGAATTGGCATTACAAATAGCTGAACAGTTTGCGGCATTGGGAGCAAATATGAATATTAAAGTGGCTGTTGTTGTCGGGGGTGAAGATTTCGTTCAACAAACTTTAGCATTGCAAAGAAAACCCCATTTTGTCATTGCCACACCCGGTAGATTGGCTGACCATATCTTGAACAGTGGAGAAGAAACCATTAGTGGATTAAGAAGAGTTAAATATTTGGTGTTGGATGAGGCTGATCGATTATTGAGTAATAGTTTTGGCAGTGATTTACAACGATGCTTTGACGTATTACCTACCAGTGATAAACGACAAACATTGTTATTTACTGCCACTATAACAGATGCTGTGAGGGCATTGAAGGAGAAACCACCGACTCCAGGTAAACCTCCCGTGTTTATGCACGAAGTTGAAACAGTTGATAAGGTGGCTATACCGTCAACATTACAAATATCGTATGTGTTTGTTCCTTCTTACGTCAAAGAAGCATATTTGAATAGTATATTACATCTTGAACAGTTTAAGGATTCAACAGCAGTGATATTTGTTAatagaacaacaacagccgAAGTTTTACGAAGAATGTTGAGGAAATTGGATTTCCGAGTCGCCTCATTGCATTCGGAAATGCCCCAATCTGAAAGAACAAATTCATTGCATAGATTCAAAGCTGGCGCGGCTAGAATATTAATAGCCACTGATGTTGCCTCGAGAGGTTTGGATATACCCACCGTGGAGCTCGTGATTAATTTTGATATCCCAGCTGATCCTGATGATTTCATTCATAGAGTCGGTAGAACTGCCAGAGCAGGGAGAAAGGGTGATGCCGTGTCTATTATTGGagaaaaagatattgataGAATTCAAAgtattgaagaaagaatcAATAAGAAAATGGAGTTGTTGGAAGACGTTAATGACGATAATGTGATTAAAGAATCATTGAGTGCCACATCAGTGGCTAAACGTGAATCATTGATGGAAATggataaagaaaatttcGGTGAACGTAAGAAAATCAACAGAAAGAAACATGGACTCGATAAAGTGAAACCAGAAAGAGTAACAAAGCCAAAGAAATCTAAGAAATAA
- a CDS encoding uncharacterized protein (Ortholog of C. dubliniensis CD36 : Cd36_30990, C. parapsilosis CDC317 : CPAR2_204660, Candida tenuis NRRL Y-1498 : CANTEDRAFT_104939 and Debaryomyces hansenii CBS767 : DEHA2G23760g), with translation MTNLRELEEEIETYEGTSGDLQEQNVLQLRQRKLSYTRRPTSQPKVQSKFPYSLVMKVETSEPRDVLQSERTCLTFVRFSTALFFTALGIILNFKLDTSGSPDDNSGNNKKKYFNHTAFNSAISYILLVLALFVLCVTGVNYFVTINRYAKHKIATYSFNNLTTIIGMTSIIVTLMAINITMIVEGYIEQS, from the coding sequence ATGACAAATTTAAGAGAACTTGAAGAGGAAATTGAAACTTATGAAGGTACTTCTGGGGATTTACAAGAGCAAAATGTATTACAATTACGTCAAAGAAAACTTTCTTATACCAGACGACCCACATCACAACCAAAAGTTCAATCGAAATTCCCTTATAGTTTGGTTATGAAAGTCGAGACTTCTGAACCCAGAGATGTGTTACAACTGGAAAGAACATGTCTTACTTTTGTTAGATTTTCAACTGCTTTGTTCTTTACAGCTTTGGGTATAATActaaatttcaaattagaTACTTCTGGGTCGCCGGATGATAATTCTGgtaacaacaagaaaaaatatttcaatcaCACGGCATTCAATAGTGCCATATCTTATATACTACTTGTTCTTGCCTTGTTTGTGCTATGTGTCACTGGTgttaattattttgttaCTATAAATCGATATGCTAAACATAAAATCGCTACTTATAGCTTTAACAATTTGACAACCATAATTGGAATGACAAGTATCATTGTAACGTTGATGGCAATAAATATCACTATGATTGTTGAAGGGTATATAGAACAATCTTAA